A window of the Pedobacter frigiditerrae genome harbors these coding sequences:
- a CDS encoding nicotinate phosphoribosyltransferase, whose protein sequence is MNPLLLTDGYKVDHRRQYPEGTTLVYSNWTPRKSRIADIEEVVFFGLQYFIKKYILEDFENYFFKQPKEKVIKEYSRRINNYLGENQVGTAHIAALHDLGYIPMVFKALPEGISVPMRVPMFTMYNTKPEFFWLTNYFETLLSAVIWMPCTSATIAKQYRKVLDKFAIETSSIPEFVNWQGHDFSMRGMAGIEAGVCSSSGHLLSFTGTDTIPAIDFLEKYYNANSDNELIGGSVAATEHSVMCMGTTEGELETFRRLICQVYPKGILSIVSDTWDLWKVLTDYMPQLKQEIINRDGKVVIRPDSGDPVDIICGNPNGKTAEEKKGVIELLWDCFGGATNAKGFKELIPQIGAIYGDSITIDRATEICERLKEKGFASTNVVLGIGSFTYQYNTRDTFGFAMKATYGEVNGEGREIFKDPITDDGTKKSAKGLMKIEVENGKYKLVDQVNWDSEQKGELVEVFRDGKLLVDHSLEQIRKQIKSY, encoded by the coding sequence ATGAACCCATTATTATTAACAGATGGTTATAAAGTTGACCATCGCCGACAATACCCAGAAGGAACAACGTTAGTATATTCTAACTGGACGCCTAGAAAAAGCAGAATAGCTGATATTGAGGAAGTAGTATTTTTTGGCTTACAATATTTCATTAAAAAATATATTTTAGAAGATTTTGAAAACTACTTTTTTAAACAACCTAAAGAAAAAGTAATTAAAGAATACAGTAGAAGAATAAATAACTACTTAGGAGAAAACCAAGTTGGCACAGCACACATAGCAGCATTACATGACCTTGGCTATATACCAATGGTTTTTAAAGCACTACCAGAAGGAATTTCGGTTCCAATGAGAGTTCCTATGTTCACTATGTATAATACTAAACCAGAGTTTTTTTGGCTTACCAATTATTTTGAAACATTGTTATCAGCAGTAATTTGGATGCCATGTACTTCTGCAACCATTGCTAAGCAATACAGAAAGGTGCTTGACAAATTTGCTATTGAAACTTCTTCAATACCTGAATTTGTAAATTGGCAAGGGCACGATTTCTCGATGAGAGGTATGGCGGGAATTGAAGCTGGTGTCTGTTCATCTAGCGGACATTTGCTAAGTTTTACTGGCACCGACACTATTCCGGCAATTGATTTTTTAGAAAAATACTATAACGCAAACTCAGATAATGAATTAATTGGCGGATCTGTTGCAGCAACCGAGCATTCTGTTATGTGTATGGGTACAACTGAAGGCGAATTAGAGACTTTTAGAAGGCTAATCTGTCAGGTATATCCAAAAGGAATATTATCTATTGTTTCAGACACTTGGGATTTATGGAAAGTATTAACCGATTATATGCCTCAATTAAAACAAGAAATAATAAATAGAGATGGGAAAGTTGTAATTAGACCAGATAGTGGTGATCCTGTGGATATTATTTGTGGTAATCCAAATGGTAAAACAGCAGAAGAAAAAAAGGGAGTAATTGAATTGTTATGGGACTGTTTTGGAGGCGCAACAAATGCAAAAGGATTTAAAGAATTAATCCCTCAAATTGGTGCTATTTATGGGGATAGCATAACCATTGATAGAGCTACTGAAATCTGCGAAAGATTAAAAGAAAAAGGATTTGCTTCAACAAATGTTGTACTAGGCATAGGGTCTTTTACTTATCAATATAATACAAGAGATACTTTTGGTTTTGCAATGAAAGCTACTTATGGAGAGGTTAATGGAGAAGGTAGAGAAATTTTTAAAGATCCAATTACAGATGATGGCACTAAAAAATCGGCAAAAGGATTAATGAAAATTGAGGTAGAAAATGGAAAATATAAACTTGTTGACCAGGTAAATTGGGATAGTGAGCAAAAAGGAGAATTAGTAGAGGTTTTTAGAGACGGAAAACTGTTAGTTGATCATAGCCTTGAACAGATAAGAAAACAAATTAAATCATATTAG
- a CDS encoding NUDIX hydrolase, which produces MELQQNIKIAVDAIVFGYQENDLNVLLIKQKYGELKNQWALVGGFIKDNETVINAVNRELKEETGIKVNYLEQLYTFGDDLGRDPRFRVISIAYFALVNSQRLILKADSDAEDAKWFSIADLPKLAFDHDIIVKTAHQRLQNKLTYQPIGFDLLPKEFLFSELENLYCTILDKEIDRRNFRKKILSFGIVEETEKFGNKKNGRPAKLFKFNKLKYNKLSKEGFLFDINFA; this is translated from the coding sequence ATGGAACTTCAACAAAATATAAAGATTGCTGTTGACGCTATAGTTTTTGGTTACCAAGAAAACGATTTAAATGTACTGCTCATAAAACAAAAGTACGGGGAATTAAAAAACCAGTGGGCTTTAGTTGGCGGATTTATTAAAGATAATGAAACCGTAATAAATGCTGTAAATAGAGAGCTTAAAGAAGAAACAGGGATTAAGGTAAACTACCTTGAGCAACTTTACACTTTTGGAGATGATTTAGGTAGAGATCCTAGGTTCAGAGTAATTTCAATAGCTTATTTTGCGCTGGTAAATTCACAAAGACTTATTTTAAAAGCTGATAGTGATGCTGAAGATGCTAAATGGTTCTCAATCGCAGATCTTCCTAAATTAGCTTTTGATCATGACATTATTGTAAAAACTGCCCACCAAAGGCTTCAAAATAAATTAACCTATCAACCAATTGGATTTGACTTGCTACCAAAAGAGTTTCTTTTTTCTGAATTAGAAAATCTTTACTGCACTATACTTGACAAGGAAATAGATAGAAGAAATTTTCGAAAGAAGATATTAAGTTTTGGAATTGTAGAAGAAACTGAAAAATTTGGAAATAAAAAAAATGGAAGACCAGCCAAACTGTTTAAGTTTAATAAACTGAAATACAACAAACTAAGCAAAGAGGGCTTCTTGTTTGACATTAATTTTGCGTAA
- the prs gene encoding ribose-phosphate diphosphokinase, with protein MILNLDPNFKPLKGEEIQFKSFTFSGGEPHIKISTDFDLDAKVSITHRLNSFNDLGLLCLAVDALQRMGAILTDLYIPYFPSARQDRVMIAGEPLSVKVYADIINNLNFKKVFIFDAHSEVTPALLNNCEVITNHQFIKEVIDKINTDILLISPDGGALKKIYKVAEYLGGVEVVECSKSRDVKTGKLSGFRVYTDDLQNKDCLIVDDICDGGGTFIGLAQELKNKNAGKLYLAVSHGIFSKGFSELNNCFEQIYTTNSFKDFENANLYQINLDNGLLS; from the coding sequence ATGATACTTAATCTAGACCCAAATTTCAAACCTTTAAAAGGTGAAGAAATACAATTTAAAAGCTTTACCTTTTCTGGAGGTGAGCCACATATTAAAATATCTACAGACTTCGATTTAGATGCAAAAGTCTCTATTACTCATCGATTAAATTCGTTTAATGATCTAGGCTTGCTTTGCCTAGCTGTAGATGCCCTGCAAAGAATGGGAGCAATTTTAACTGATTTATACATTCCATATTTCCCTTCGGCACGACAAGACAGGGTTATGATTGCAGGAGAACCGTTATCTGTAAAAGTTTATGCGGATATCATTAATAACTTGAATTTTAAAAAAGTTTTCATTTTTGATGCACATTCTGAAGTTACTCCTGCTCTTCTAAACAATTGTGAGGTCATTACAAACCATCAATTTATAAAGGAGGTTATCGATAAAATTAACACGGATATTTTATTGATTTCTCCAGATGGCGGAGCTCTAAAAAAAATTTATAAAGTTGCAGAATATCTAGGGGGTGTTGAAGTGGTAGAGTGTAGTAAAAGTAGAGATGTTAAAACAGGGAAATTATCTGGATTTAGAGTTTATACTGATGATCTCCAAAACAAAGACTGCTTAATTGTAGATGATATTTGTGATGGTGGAGGAACATTTATTGGCTTAGCCCAAGAGCTTAAAAATAAAAATGCTGGCAAATTATACTTGGCCGTAAGCCACGGAATTTTTAGTAAAGGTTTTTCAGAACTTAACAATTGCTTTGAACAAATTTATACGACCAATTCGTTTAAAGATTTTGAAAATGCTAATCTATATCAAATAAACCTAGACAATGGACTTCTATCTTAA